In Pecten maximus chromosome 10, xPecMax1.1, whole genome shotgun sequence, one genomic interval encodes:
- the LOC117336121 gene encoding solute carrier family 26 member 10-like isoform X1, whose translation MANQSNSENTGIPLPVISDKTMEDEESLLATSEKRIDVTRFLHTQKQIQDEYGMEEVNVSWKDRLRDKCTCTGTKCLGKCLSYIPIINVIRTYKLREYIIGDILSGITAACLHFPQGLAFGILASLAPAFGLYTSFFPIILYMLFGTSHHISFGTNAVIALFTAEMAEGQVRGLVRQAGVGNVTENGTQIVEGLDDAAIIDIKVMTASGASLIVGIVLLAMGILRLGFLTSYLSSSFIHAFVCASAVHIASSQIPKALGISIPSFTGAGKLVRSYIEIFKAIPRINVASLIITILSMTILLLVKECINKRFKDKMKMPIPIDLILIVVATIISHFAKFKENFEVPIVGNIPSGIPAPRVPVLSSDYIGTAIIVAFLVFVLSIAMARTCELKHDYQIDDNQELVAYGISNLGSSFFQCFPSCTAPPRTMLLSLMDAKTTLNGLFSALVMLLVLMVVGQLFESLPLPVLSSMVIIAVKDLILHVTELPNFWRINRYDFIIWMGTCLCGVLIDIPYALYVGVGLGLITIVVQGQKSASYTLSSPKDEDIYLDSSMHNNLHQLPNIRIFRMEASLYFATSAIFKRLLYKEVCDPRQIAKSMEMENKNGSEHNENGGDGKAKKSHQQTIKYLVIDCSLVSYIDMNGMKVLTQINKEFRKANITVVLARCSRYMLKSLETEMLSEVFTDSRVFLDLYDAVYACEHSLV comes from the exons ATGGCCAATCAATCAAATTCAGAGAATACAG GCATACCATTACCTGTCATATCTGATAAAACAATGGAGGACGAGGAGTCGCTCTTGGCTACTTCTGAGAAGAGGATAGATGTGACACGATTCCTACATACCCAGAAACAAATCCAGGATGAATATGGGATGGAGGAGGTTAACGTGTCATGGAAGGACAGACTGAGAGATAAGTGCACATGTACGGGAACAAAATGTCTAGGTAAATGTTTATCTTACATCCCAATAATTAACGTTATAAGAACGTACAAACTAAGGGAATACATCATCGGCGATATCCTAAGTGGAATTACCGCTGCGTGTTTGCATTTCCCACAAGGACTTGCATTCGGAATCCTCGCCTCTCTTGCCCCGGCGTTTGGCTTATACACCTCCTTCTTTCCCATCATACTTTATATGTTGTTTGGGACATCCCATCATATATCGTTCGGTACGAACGCTGTCATAGCCCTTTTTACAGCGGAAATGGCCGAGGGTCAAGTCAGGGGTCTTGTACGGCAGGCAGGTGTAGGGAACGTGACGGAAAATGGCACGCAAATTGTTGAAGGACTTGATGACGCCGCCATCATAGATATCAAAGTAATGACAGCTTCCGGAGCATCTCTAATTGTAGGGATTGTGCTTCTTGCTATGGGTATATTACGGTTAGGATTTCTCACCTCGTATTTATCTTCATCCTTTATCCACGCGTTCGTGTGTGCAAGTGCAGTTCACATCGCATCAAGTCAAATTCCGAAAGCGCTGGGTATATCTATCCCGTCATTTACTGGAGCAGGGAAACTGGTTCGGTCATACATAGAAATATTCAAAGCAATTCCACGGATCAATGTCGCTTCGCTCATCATCACAATCCTGTCGATGACAATCTTACTGTTAGTGAAGGAATGCATCAACAAACGGTTCAAGGACAAGATGAAAATGCCAATTCCCATAGATCTTATCCTTATTGTTGTCGCTACCATCATATCTCACTTTGCAAAATTCAAAGAAAACTTCGAAGTGCCTATAGTTGGTAACATTCCTAGTGGAATACCGGCCCCTCGCGTACCAGTTCTCTCCTCTGATTACATTGGAACAGCTATCATAGTTGCCTTCTTGGTGTTTGTCCTGTCAATTGCAATGGCGCGGACCTGCGAACTAAAACATGACTACCAAATTGATGACAACCAAGAACTTGTTGCTTATGGAATCTCCAATTTGGGTAGTTCATTTTTCCAATGTTTTCCTTCATGTACTGCACCTCCCCGAACAATGCTTCTGAGTTTGATGGACGCGAAAACAACATTGAACGGTTTGTTTTCAGCACTGGTTATGCTGCTTGTGCTGATGGTGGTTGGACAGCTGTTCGAGTCGCTTCCGCTTCCTGTTCTTTCTTCTATGGTCATCATTGCTGTCAAAGATCTCATCCTACATGTGACCGAACTACCAAACTTCTGGAGAATAAATAGATATGATTTCATTATCTGGATGGGAACCTGTCTTTGTGGTGTGTTAATCGATATCCCATACGCCCTTTACGTCGGTGTCGGACTTGGACTGATAACGATAGTCGTACAAGGTCAAAAATCTGCTAGTTATACACTTTCTTCTCCTAAGGACGAGGATATATATTTAGATTCTTCTATGCATAATAATCTTCATCAACTACCAAATATACGTATCTTCCGAATGGAAGCATCACTGTATTTTGCAACTTCGGCAATATTCAAACGATTGTTATACAAGGAAGTTTGTGATCCAAGACAGATTGCTAAATCGAtggaaatggaaaataaaaatggaTCTGAACATAATGAAAATGGAGGAGATGGAAAAGCTAAGAAATCGCATCAACAAACAATCAAATACTTGGTAATTGACTGTTCACTCGTAAGTTACATCGATATGAACGGAATGAAAGTGTTAACACAGATCAACAAGGAATTCCGAAAAGCGAATATCACAGTTGTCTTAGCGAGGTGTTCACGATATATGTTAAAGAGTCTAGAGACAGAAATGCTCTCGGAGGTATTCACTGACAGCAGAGTGTTTCTGGATCTCTACGACGCTGTGTACGCGTGTGAACATTCATTGGTCTAG
- the LOC117336121 gene encoding sulfate transporter-like isoform X2 — protein sequence MEDEESLLATSEKRIDVTRFLHTQKQIQDEYGMEEVNVSWKDRLRDKCTCTGTKCLGKCLSYIPIINVIRTYKLREYIIGDILSGITAACLHFPQGLAFGILASLAPAFGLYTSFFPIILYMLFGTSHHISFGTNAVIALFTAEMAEGQVRGLVRQAGVGNVTENGTQIVEGLDDAAIIDIKVMTASGASLIVGIVLLAMGILRLGFLTSYLSSSFIHAFVCASAVHIASSQIPKALGISIPSFTGAGKLVRSYIEIFKAIPRINVASLIITILSMTILLLVKECINKRFKDKMKMPIPIDLILIVVATIISHFAKFKENFEVPIVGNIPSGIPAPRVPVLSSDYIGTAIIVAFLVFVLSIAMARTCELKHDYQIDDNQELVAYGISNLGSSFFQCFPSCTAPPRTMLLSLMDAKTTLNGLFSALVMLLVLMVVGQLFESLPLPVLSSMVIIAVKDLILHVTELPNFWRINRYDFIIWMGTCLCGVLIDIPYALYVGVGLGLITIVVQGQKSASYTLSSPKDEDIYLDSSMHNNLHQLPNIRIFRMEASLYFATSAIFKRLLYKEVCDPRQIAKSMEMENKNGSEHNENGGDGKAKKSHQQTIKYLVIDCSLVSYIDMNGMKVLTQINKEFRKANITVVLARCSRYMLKSLETEMLSEVFTDSRVFLDLYDAVYACEHSLV from the coding sequence ATGGAGGACGAGGAGTCGCTCTTGGCTACTTCTGAGAAGAGGATAGATGTGACACGATTCCTACATACCCAGAAACAAATCCAGGATGAATATGGGATGGAGGAGGTTAACGTGTCATGGAAGGACAGACTGAGAGATAAGTGCACATGTACGGGAACAAAATGTCTAGGTAAATGTTTATCTTACATCCCAATAATTAACGTTATAAGAACGTACAAACTAAGGGAATACATCATCGGCGATATCCTAAGTGGAATTACCGCTGCGTGTTTGCATTTCCCACAAGGACTTGCATTCGGAATCCTCGCCTCTCTTGCCCCGGCGTTTGGCTTATACACCTCCTTCTTTCCCATCATACTTTATATGTTGTTTGGGACATCCCATCATATATCGTTCGGTACGAACGCTGTCATAGCCCTTTTTACAGCGGAAATGGCCGAGGGTCAAGTCAGGGGTCTTGTACGGCAGGCAGGTGTAGGGAACGTGACGGAAAATGGCACGCAAATTGTTGAAGGACTTGATGACGCCGCCATCATAGATATCAAAGTAATGACAGCTTCCGGAGCATCTCTAATTGTAGGGATTGTGCTTCTTGCTATGGGTATATTACGGTTAGGATTTCTCACCTCGTATTTATCTTCATCCTTTATCCACGCGTTCGTGTGTGCAAGTGCAGTTCACATCGCATCAAGTCAAATTCCGAAAGCGCTGGGTATATCTATCCCGTCATTTACTGGAGCAGGGAAACTGGTTCGGTCATACATAGAAATATTCAAAGCAATTCCACGGATCAATGTCGCTTCGCTCATCATCACAATCCTGTCGATGACAATCTTACTGTTAGTGAAGGAATGCATCAACAAACGGTTCAAGGACAAGATGAAAATGCCAATTCCCATAGATCTTATCCTTATTGTTGTCGCTACCATCATATCTCACTTTGCAAAATTCAAAGAAAACTTCGAAGTGCCTATAGTTGGTAACATTCCTAGTGGAATACCGGCCCCTCGCGTACCAGTTCTCTCCTCTGATTACATTGGAACAGCTATCATAGTTGCCTTCTTGGTGTTTGTCCTGTCAATTGCAATGGCGCGGACCTGCGAACTAAAACATGACTACCAAATTGATGACAACCAAGAACTTGTTGCTTATGGAATCTCCAATTTGGGTAGTTCATTTTTCCAATGTTTTCCTTCATGTACTGCACCTCCCCGAACAATGCTTCTGAGTTTGATGGACGCGAAAACAACATTGAACGGTTTGTTTTCAGCACTGGTTATGCTGCTTGTGCTGATGGTGGTTGGACAGCTGTTCGAGTCGCTTCCGCTTCCTGTTCTTTCTTCTATGGTCATCATTGCTGTCAAAGATCTCATCCTACATGTGACCGAACTACCAAACTTCTGGAGAATAAATAGATATGATTTCATTATCTGGATGGGAACCTGTCTTTGTGGTGTGTTAATCGATATCCCATACGCCCTTTACGTCGGTGTCGGACTTGGACTGATAACGATAGTCGTACAAGGTCAAAAATCTGCTAGTTATACACTTTCTTCTCCTAAGGACGAGGATATATATTTAGATTCTTCTATGCATAATAATCTTCATCAACTACCAAATATACGTATCTTCCGAATGGAAGCATCACTGTATTTTGCAACTTCGGCAATATTCAAACGATTGTTATACAAGGAAGTTTGTGATCCAAGACAGATTGCTAAATCGAtggaaatggaaaataaaaatggaTCTGAACATAATGAAAATGGAGGAGATGGAAAAGCTAAGAAATCGCATCAACAAACAATCAAATACTTGGTAATTGACTGTTCACTCGTAAGTTACATCGATATGAACGGAATGAAAGTGTTAACACAGATCAACAAGGAATTCCGAAAAGCGAATATCACAGTTGTCTTAGCGAGGTGTTCACGATATATGTTAAAGAGTCTAGAGACAGAAATGCTCTCGGAGGTATTCACTGACAGCAGAGTGTTTCTGGATCTCTACGACGCTGTGTACGCGTGTGAACATTCATTGGTCTAG